The proteins below come from a single Gossypium raimondii isolate GPD5lz chromosome 2, ASM2569854v1, whole genome shotgun sequence genomic window:
- the LOC105788286 gene encoding iron-sulfur cluster assembly protein 1 has translation MLRMVSKKLLGIPSPSPPLQTLPRLYHQNVINHYSNPRNVGSFDKNDPNVGTGLVGAPACGDVMKLQIKIDEDSGKIVDACFKTFGCGSAIASSSVATEWVKGKSMDEVLTIKNTEIAKHLSLPPVKLHCSMLAEDAIKAAVKDAEAKRGKMNGNSKAADA, from the exons ATGTTGAGGATGGTGTCGAAGAAGCTGCTCGGGATTCCCTCCCCATCGCCTCCCCTACAGACTCTGCCACGTCTTTACCACCAGAATGTCATCAATCACTACAGCAATCCTCGTAACGTCGGTTCCTTCGACAAGAACGACCCCAACGTTGGTACCGGCCTGGTCGGCGCTCCTGCTTGCGGTGATGTTATGAAGTTGCAAATCAAAATCGACGAGGATTCCGGCAAAATCGTTGATGCTTGCTTTAAAACCTTCGGTTGTGGCTCGGCCATTGCCTCTTCTTCTGTTG CTACTGAATGGGTGAAAGGGAAAAGCATGGACGAAGTGCTTACTATTAAAAACAC GGAGATCGCGAAACATCTATCACTTCCACCAGTTAAGCTGCACTGCAGTATGCTTGCTGAAGATGCAATTAAGGCAGCTGTGAAAGATGCTGAAGCTAAACGTGGCAAAATGAATGGTAATTCCAAGGCTGCTGATGCCTGA